The nucleotide sequence GATTCTGTATTTTCCTACTTTTCTTATGTGACATATCAGAACTGGCAAATCTGTGAAAACAAATGTTAGATTGGTAGTCACTTGCTAAGTATTCCCAGGTAGGTCCCAGGTAGGTTTTGTGAGAGATGTTCACACAGTATTCGAGCACTCAGATTGCTGTGAGTCGGGGAGAGGAAGTTGGTAAGGGGTGAGGATCCAGTAGATGTGGGATTCTGAGAGGAGTGTCAAAATGTCCAGGTGTGGTGACATCATCACAATTCTTCTAACATAGCGCGCACCCACTAAACCACATACTTCGGATGGGTAACATGGGCTGTGTGCTTGCTACACCTTAATAAACCTGTTATGTACAAAGCTACCATGATCTGTCTAGCTTTTCTGATTGCTAACATGGACCAAGAGGACAGAAGTGACTTGAGGATGAACCAGAGCACTGCCGGAAACTCAGAGATAGATAAAATGAGCATAATGTAAATCAGGAGGCAGCAGGTAAAACAGGCAGTGTTCTTTTTGCAGAGGCACCCTGCTACCAGCACAGTGACAGGACCCAGGCTATGGGTTCTGCCCTAGATAGGTTATGTGTTCTCCCTAAAACAttgataaatacataaaatgtgcTATAGAGCTATTTCTGTAAGACTTTCTGGCCAGGCTTCATAGCACAAGATGCCTATATCGTTCATCCAGCAGCCAAACATTCAGAATTGGAACAAGGTGGGTAGCATCATGTGTGGTACGTAGGTGGGGAATGTGAAAATAGGTTAAGTAAATTACCCAAGGTAGAAACAGCTTATAAAAGACTGAGGTGGGATTTGAACCCACATCTGTCTGACTTTCAGGGTTGCATGAAGTATGCAGCAAAGCTGTTcaggatatttacattataaactTGACCTTTCGTGTTTCTCTTCTGTGATGTCCCTGTGTTTCATCCTTTTGTCATTTTGGATGTTTGTGAAGGCCTTAAGAGAGGGAGATTACAGAAACTGCCACTGACAGTGATGGTGCAGTTGCTATAGTAACCAATCCACCAAATTGGTCTGTGCTACTAGGCACACACTTCTGCCTCTGCAATACTCCCTTGCTGACTAGGATGCTTCCCAACCCAAGCAAACTCCTGTGAAAGCATAGGAAATTGAACAGGCTGGTGGTCACCTATGTGTGTGCAGCATGGAAGTGTTCTTTCTAAAGTTTGCCCTCCAGACTTCCTTATTTTATCCCCCGTCTTGGAATCCTTTCATTTTTATACAGTATAATTGTGTGGCACTTTGTTTTAAGGGATGCTGAACATCAGGGATAAACTACATTCTATTGCTTTGTTCTAAGCGGGATTTTTATAAATAAGACAATTTTCTTTTGGGCAACAAATTAACCCAATAATTCTCCAACATCATGTTAGACTAAGAATGGACCACCACCTCATTTCCAACacataacaaaacaaactttCGTTTGCTTTTCTTAAAAGCTCACAGAAGTCACTGTACAGAAAACCAGAAGCCACCAAAGAACACTAGTTGTGGGCAGAGATGGACACATGCAAGCATCCTCCAGTTCACATTTTTTCTAcagtgtttttgtgttttcaagGACTCCTTTTTGGATACTGacgctttctctcttcctccccctctccgtTTCACTGGCCTTGCCTGTCTTCAGAGGCACCTGAAGAGACATAAGGCAGGGAAGTGAAACCGACTGTAATTCTTCAGTTCACTTCTCTGCAGCCTCCAGTGAGCCAGGCTCCATACGGTGGCCCAGCCGAGCTCTGCGAAGTTCAGTCCTTGCACAGGTGCAATTTGCCAGCCCTGCTCACAGGCACTCTGGGAGGAGAGAAGTCGGACTGTGAATGTGGGGGGATTTTGGAGCTGACGtgtagacactaagagaagaccACTCCTCCCTGTGAAACCAAAACTCTGGTGTCTTGGAGACTGCTATTCCCCTCTGATGGATTACATGCAGCTGCTCAAAGCCACTGGGAATTCTAGTTCTCCTGCTGGCTGCTGCCCTTGGTTTAACCTTTAGGATCTTTTTACTTCCTTCTGATGATCTTAAAATTTTATGCTGAAGATGAAATTATAAATATCTCCCAGAGTCTTCTTGATAAGCAAATGTATATTCAGGAAAATTCAGGTTCTTGtggctttaaaaattaattataaatacattttagtactgttttatgtatacattttcttttccctccctccctccctccctccttccctccctttctccctccctccctccctccttccctccctccctctctcctttcttcatcCCTTGTTgtgctctattttttttaactcagtTGGTCCAAACGAGAACTCTGGGAAATCAAACTACAGTAGAAGCCCATTTTATGGATGCAGGGCTCTGCTAAAGAAAACCAGCGACAGTCACTTAGATCTATGAATtcagaggcaacagcatttgCATAATTATTTGCCTTTTTTCACAGTGCAACTAAAAACTATGCTGATTTTCCACTGTAGAATGTGCCTCTGTGGTAGGAGCTCCTGATCTGGGGCCACATCTTTTTCTGTAATGAGACAATCTCTACGACAGCCTCTAGACACAAATTCTTCTTTGGTTCCTGGAAGATGCCTAACTTTTCTGCATGGGGACTTCACACATGTTGCCTTGCCTTGGCCTCACCCAGTTGCTTACCCTGGCTTTCCCCAGACCTCTTACCTTGTTACCATGGATAGCTCATTATTCAAGGCTCATCTTTGACCTTCTCTATAGAGAGAGTCATCTTTGGATAGCCAGATAAGGTCATGACCCTCTGTTCCATTATGTTCTCATAAGAAGGTTTTGCTATGTGCTAGTCTAACACTCCTTTGACTAACCTTtgacccttccttcccttcccttccccacctccttctcttatttcttttcaCTGTAAGCTGCAAAAATTCAGGAATATGTCCTTCTTGTCCAGCTCTGTATCTCAGAGCTCAGCCTGGAGTTGGGCCCCTGCATGTGTCCACTGCAAATGTGGAGCTCTTCCACAGCACAGCTTTTTTGTTACTGACAGACCACAGTGTCTCACCCAGAATTCCTTTGTGGGTATGATCTACTCAGGCATGTAGATTTAGGGAAGCCACCCAAGGTAGTGAATGTCACCTTGCTTTTTAGCTcaaaggatgctgggaattgagacCGTTTTGCATAGAATACAGTTATATTTTCATCTTCTGTACTTGACAAAGTAGTCTGTCATCTTTGATCTCTGACACTTCTAAAATGACTTCTTATGAAACACAAGAATAAAGGTTTGCTTTTACTTTAATGGCATCTTAGTCACTTAGTCTTCTAATGATGTAACACCTAGTAGACAACTATAATTATTGAACTGAATCAAATCATAGGGTTTAAGATAGCACGGTAGACTTCTTTGTAAACATTatatttttgctgttattttaaGGAGTAACAACTCTTTGCTTTGCAATAGATTCTGTTGCTAACTTTAAGGTATAGAACGTGAGCATATGGGGTCACAAGTGCTTCTTGAGTTGTACTTACCTGCCTAGCACCAAACCCTTATCTCTAGAGTTTCCTCACCCACCTTCCTGTATTATTGGttctcattttttctttgtttatatagtttgtcaCTTAATAAATTCTCTGCTTCCCTGCATTTTGCTGtatttttcttgctatttcttattcttttcacattttcccctgatttctctccctctcccacctacCATTATCTTTCTACCATGTCTATCACTTTCCTCCCAACACTACAAACTATTCTAACTCATTTccattcatattatttgtgaacAGATAAAGCCCTCTGATATTTACAACAAAAACCTCTGTATTCTGTATATCATATATAGTAAAAACAACATTTCCTCCCCCTACTTATTTTATATCAAAATacgaatgttttcttttgttattaagATATTGTCACTAGTAATTTAAGTCTCAAGAAGTATCTTGGAAGTCATTGTGAAGAATGTAGGAAATAAGTGTGTTTCCTGAAATTCTAGGATGACAGACAACATAAACAGTTGTGCCAAAAACAgttaataaaatcattttcttgAAACAAAATATTAACAAAGGTATTTCCAAAAAGGGCATCTTGTTTTACATTATTAAAGTATGTGAGCACTTTTACAGTTGTGGCTTATTGTTCCTCTTGTCCACAAACTGACACCCTAATGCTCTAGACCACAACAGTCCTGAGAAAGTGATTTTTGGTTCAAACTTGAGCTGTgtaattttgttgtatttttgtgATCATTTTTCATAGTTAGACTGAAAGTTCTCACATGTGTTTAAAATATGTTTGCTTTAACTTTCTCAGCATTCTGTAATCTCCATACTCTCAGAACCAATAGTTAAAATGTGGTAGACCAGTAGGCTGGAATTCTGGCTTTCTAgtgtatctttttgttttttctcttgacTGGATAGTTGTAAGGGTTAAAAGGTTGCAAACTTCAGTCACTGTTGTGATGTGGTGAAGCCAATGTGTGGAAGGTATAGATTAGCATTTTGCTCTAGCCATGTCTATAATACATATTCACCATGACTGGagtattcaaaataaatattgttcAAATCATTCGTAAGTCATGCTTCAGTTTCTCAGACTCTCAGAGATGGAAAGAGTTCTCTAAATGTGAACAATAGAAGTAACAAATGAGTCTCCTAGAGAATGTTCAATTAGTGGTAATTACTATACTAATAAACAACATGTGGAcagaagagacagacacacacacacagagagacagagagagacagagacagagacagagagacagacagagacaagaagccagagacatagacagacagagagcaggagggaaggagaaagcatTCACTCTTTGAAGTTTCTGGATCTCATGTGCTTACAAAGTTGAGTATCgcatttactcattttcttttgGATTGATCATATTATAATTGCGATCATATTATAGTTGTCTGGGATTGCTAATGAGTTCTTAAGTCTTACCATGGAAACATGAAATTCAAACCTGACATGTAGAATTAGTCATGGAACTTCTAAATGGAAGGCAGGAGACTACTGGAAACCTTCCTACTAGAATCAGGTCCTTTGGTTTCCTGGTTTCCTTTTGTTTCATGTTGTAAGACAGGGTAGAACTATATAGTCGTGGTTAGCCTGGCACTCTGCTCTCTCAGACTGGCcccaaacttgaagcaatcctcctgcttcagcctctgaaaTGCTAGGATCACGGGAGTGTGTTGCCATGTctggttagtttttgtctatTTTATTCACTGATACAACCTTAGTGCCTAGAAGAAAGGACGGCAAACCATGACCCAATGAGAAAAGTGAGACCACTTCCTAGTTTTGTGTGGCTCCAAAACTGAGAATGGTTTGAATGCTTTTAAATGGTCAAAAATACTGACATGAGAATTACATAGAGGTTCATTATCTGCAAAGGCAGCTTTACTAGAGCATACGTGTGCTTAGTCACGGGCATACTGCCTATTCTGTCAGAGGCCATGCTAGGTGTTTTCCTCAGttgcccttttctttttaaagacaggatctctcactgaacttggagctcactggttTGGCTTGCCTGGCTGGTATAacgtttttccttccttccttccttccttccttccttccttccttccttccttccttccttccttcctttttttttatagatGAGATCTTGCTGTTTAGGTCAGATTGACCTTCAATTCGCCATCCCCCTTCCTCTGTCCCCTTTTGTGATTATAGGCACAAACCACCACACTTAACTAAGGAACACAATTTTAACCGTGTTTTTCTGTTAGGCAATTTCAGATATTTGAAAAATTATCCAAGTAAATGAGTGAATCTCAATAGACTTATAAATAAGAAGAAAtccaaggaagaaaataaaatttaatgtccGTTTTTGTCAGCAAGTCATCTATGTGTAGAGAACAAACCAGCATGCACTCTAATTGCCTTTGAATTGTAGGAGAACTGTTGGCCTCCCATACCTGTGATATGATTTTGTAATCAATGGTCTTGTTTCAGATAATAAACAAATTGTATTCTAAATGGTTGAGTAACTTCTGATACAAAATCTAACTACCTAACAACTTCTAATCTGAGGGTATCAAATTGGCATAAAGGGAAGCAACAATTTACAGAATGCAGATTGGTGTGCTGTGCACAGGCTGTTCTCAGTTCTTAGGAAGAGAGCCAGCAAAAGCCACAGTCCTGCAGTACAGCTGGTAGGCATCAAGGTCAGGAGCTGCGTTTCCGTGTTAGCAAATGCCATTGCTTTTTAGCATTGGAACGCATGCTGGGATTAGATACTTAGGActctaaacatgtaaatagatTTTAATATTATCACGTTCAATCTTTAAATAGTCACACTTAAAAAAGTAAAAGCTTCGTGTGgttgctttctgtcttttatgTAATTTGACTGCTTAAAGATACACTTCAGTATCTATATAAAGAACAAGATACTAGCTACATCATTATTTTCATGAATGTTTTCCACACATGTGCTTTTTGTATGTCAACAGTAACTATGCCCCTGATCAACACATGAATGACACATTTTTCTTGCTTCATAATCTTAGTTCCTTCAAACATTAGTAGCACAACATCTATTTAGCTTAGATTGTAGAAGCaccaatgaaaatagaaacaaaagttaACTACTCCAGTCTAATTTGATATCATTATTAAATCATGCAATACAACtaaaaaacacaaagagaaaagaaacttttGGTTACTTTAGGTAATTTAGACTGAGGTCTTCAGTATTGTAAGTGGACATATGACTAAGTTTATTCTCCACTAGTCCATGCATCTTCAGCTAGTTATTATTCTTCAGTGCTAACTGTATTGCATGAAATATTCATTCTTTAGAAGACTTTGGTAGTGACCTTCCCAGGAACTTTTCCCAGCTCTTAATTCTTACTTTTCTTCAAGTGGACATAGATGTCCTCATCTTATAATAAACCTAAGGAAAACAGTCCAGCAATCTGACCTCAACACATTTTTTTGTGCATATGTTCAAACACTCtttcaaaaagaaatcctgaTAAAAGATGTGAATTTCAGggcatgatttgatttttttgatgtatgtatataatatgcaaAGATTAAGGTAAGCTATCTAATATATttatcatcttcctgcctctcattTTCTATGAGAACGTTAAGGTCTCTAATCTAATTCAGCAATCTGTTATTACGTATACTCAGTATCCCATGCAACACACCACTAGAACTTATACCTCTTGTCTAAAACATCATATTCATTGTCAAGTCTTGTCATTTTAAATTACTAATTATTTGAAGATGGGGCAGTAAAGTGTCTTATTTCATTCGTTGGACTAACACTTATCTTATTAAAACAGAAtatgaacctgagttcaaatgacATAATCAGAAAAactgaggaactagagaaaaatataaaatcaactcCACTGCTTTCTAAAGACTTCCTCGGCTGCTCATTTTTCCAGATAATACAAATTCAGAAttacatattcatttttaaagttatattttaaatgattacaTTAAACCCTTTATTTTCTGCAGACACAATATATGTTCTTAAACACATGAATTCTTTCACCTACTCTATTTGGTTGCATTTCCTGTTCATTGTGCCTAACTGGTCAATTTTagttctcccctttccctctctaaaTTTGAGGCATGTATTCATATTTGGGCTCTTAAAAAACTACAGGTAAAGGAAAAGTCATAAATAGAATGCCCTTCTTTTCAGTTGTCTTTCATAAAAGTGACATAATCTTAACAACAGCATGGTGACATAGCTAACCTCCTGTTGACCCCCACGCAAGGCTGAGAGAACCGTTTTCTATCACACTGGCTATAACATGGAGCTCATTTAATGCTAAAGGGTTTTAACTTAGAACACTTTTGTCTTCACTCAAGTTAAGATATTGCATTCTCCTGTGATTTAAAATTAGAATAATGTGATTCATCCCTAAAATTAAAAATGCTACAGTTTCTAATAATGGAATGAAGTCCAAATTCTATTCCTGAGATTGGCTAGAGGTTTGCtgaactattttcttttctatatctTTCTCTTCTAAAGGAAAAATACAGTTTTCTCCTACTGCAGAAGTATCAGATCCCTGCAGCATCCATGACACTTGTAAGCATTCAGTGGTCAGACACCACTACATACCCTTCAAATGATGTGGCCCAGTGAAGCTGGGAGGTATTGTCACGGAGCCAGGCAGGCTGGTATCTTAGCAGCCCACCAGGACAGAGTCAGCAGGCCCCAGCTGGTGTGCTGATTCCAGACGAAGGTAGGATTTTTGACTAACATTTTGCATTTTGAAAGTGAACTCTCCTGACATTGAATCTTAGGACATCCTTCTATATAACAATGCATTGAGCATGCCAGAGATTATTTACTGATCCAATTTACAAAGCTTGTCTGCCCAAATTATTCATAGGTCAACAAGCTCAATCTTAAAATTGATTATCTCCTTTGGGTTTCTGaatttatcctaaattatatatatatatatatatatatatatataatgtaaaacgTAGTGTCAAGAGTCTAACTAGTAGGTTGAATTCCTGACTGTGTAGGATAGGTGCTAAATTAGTAGTTAAAGGTTGTCAGCAATGATAAAATCTAACATAGTGAATGGTTACTAACCAATCCCCTTAGGCATGGTAATATCTGCCCGTCACAGTGAGCTTGTCATTTTGATCTTAAGACATGTGAAAAACACATAAGATAACACATTTCCTAGTTTGTTCTGACATGGAATCTTGTGCTCATTGTTGATGTACAAGGGTCTttgtattactttttatttttacagacATCTCTTGACACCACAATACACAAACTCATCTCCCACAGCAATCCTGAAGAGTCAGTTCGCAGGATCTGTTACAAGTTCAAGATTTCTCATCCCTCCTGTTGACTTAAACTTAACAGCAGTGTTGGCAAACAAGTGCCGATAATGCTAAATGCCTTTACATTTCTGTTACCTCAGACTGGTAGAAATAAtgtgagaaaacacacacacacacacacacacacacacacacacacacacacctactctcTGAGGTTGCCTGGAGTAAGGTCTCATGCCTTAGGCATCATTCTGTGTGGAACTTTGCCTTGGCGGATTTTCAAGTCTTATCCCGTAACACTTGGAGGTTTAGGCTGGCCTCAATAGCCTGGCATCTGAAACCTGGATGCTTAATCATGAAAAGGAGGAGATACCATGCCTCTTCTCCAAAAATAGAAGGAGCCCTTTGCTAGGGCTCATTAAAAGGGTTTTGAAATTGGAGCCAATCAAACAGGATTGTCAGTTTCTGTAGTCTCATCTCAGCAGCACTTTACAAAAGCATGGTTCTCTCTCCCTTTGGACACGAAATACTGTTTGCAACACAAACAGATACTTCCTAAATGGCAATGGCAGACAGCATCAACAGTTCCCTAACTTCTTTGTGACTCTTGCTAGACACACAGAGCAACTGGAGGTGCAGGACTCCACTCCCTGTTCTCCACTCCCGGCTGTCAATGCCCAAGACATCCTGGGGACAGAAGTTAGTAGGCAAGATTCACCTCACCACCCTGAAATGTGTGTGGCTTTGCTctcctttaaagaaaagaaagtgttttCTGCAAAGTAGAAAAGTTCACTTGGCCACAGAATGCCCATCATTACTATTCCTAGTAGTAGGAATAGACAACTCCTTTTGGGAGTTCAATCTAGAAAGAGAGCAGACCTCAGTCACAGCACAAACACCaaccaaaatattaaaaacttaagTGCATGACAGAAAGACTATGAAGTTCTCTTCTGCTAACACTGAGAGTTCTTCCTGGCTCAAAACAGGACCGAGGAAGATCTGCACCACAGGCTCAATCTCCTTGAACAGGTCCACTTTAAGGGGCGGGCAGAGGGAGCTCTGACTGACCAAGGTGCCCAGAGCTGTTCTTCTAAACTGCATAGGCCTTTGGGCCCCACCTATCTGTTCAGTTTCAACCTCAGTCTGAAATCTTCAATGTTTCTTGCCCTGAAGACATGGGAATCTGGGCATTCAAGCGCTCAGGGATGCTGTTAGGCCAGGTCCCCGTTGCCCCTTCTGACACTCTAAAATCAACTTTCTCCATACCAGCTGAAGTGTTCGAAATGTTTTTTCACGTGCAGGAGCCTCCCGCCCAGCCCACCCagttctcccctcctccttgccccctcccctccctccggCCTCTTCAACTCCccaccaccccatcccaccccgccTTCCTCTTTGTTGTCTCCTACCTGCTGGCCAGGCTCTGCCTGCAGTGCTGCCTGAAGGGCATCAGGTGGTAGTTCATGGCGTCCAGCAGCAGCTTCTGGCAGACCGGGTCGGTGCGCATGAAATCCACCGACTGGACCCGCTCTACCAGCTCCGGGGCGGGGATGAGCGCAAAGCGGAGGCGCTTCATGAGGTCGGGCGCGTACTGCATGCGGGTCTCACGGTCGTGCTCCAGCCACAGCACGGACATCTGGAAAAGTGCCAGCTCCGACTCCACGGGGGGCGGCAGCGAGTCCAGCAGGGCACGCATCTCCTCGAAGTTAAGCAACAGCACATCTTCCACCAGGTACTTGTTGGCCAGCTTCTTGGTCTCCTCCAGGCCGTGCAGTGCGGCGATCTTGCACACCTGCTTGTAGTTCTGCACCGAGATCTGGTCGTTGAGGAACTGAACGCAGAGCTTGGTGACCTGAGGAATGTGCAGGATTTTGCTGACCGACAGCACTTCCTCCACGGTGTCCAGGGAGAGGGTCACGTTGGCTGTGTAGAGGTATTCAAGCACTAGGCGCAGCCCGATGGACGAGCAGCCCTGCAGCACTAGGTTGTTGATGGCTCTGGGGCTGGTCAGCAGCTTGTCGtcgggggaggaggaaggagtccCGGGCTCCTCCTGTggcggcggctgctgctgctgtggaggctgctgctgaggctgctgctgctgctgctggtcctTGGGGGCCCCCAGGCCGTCCTGGCCGCCGACCCCTCCCCCGAGAGGGGGGTGGCTGGAGAAGAGTGATCGGAAGTACTGCGAGCAGGAGGCCAGCACGGCCTTGTGGCAGTGGAACTGTTGGCCTTGGGCTGTCAGGGTTACGTCGCAAAATAGCTGCTTCCTCCACAGCAGGTTGAGACCGTGCAGCAGGTTGTCACTGTGGCTGGGGTCGAAGGTGGAGGTCCTGTCCCCGGATCTGGACATGGCGAGCTGACTCTGCGCACCTGGCTTTAAACCCTCCTCCAACCTGGCAGacgggtgggggatgggaggggtaGCAGGGAGGtgtagggggtggggtgtggtgtggtcggggtggggaagggtgtggaggggagagaggaacaaCAATCAAGGCCCCGCTTGGTTCCCTCCCTGCGCTCTTAGGATCCGAACCTAAGAGGGAGGTGTGAAGGCGCCGGGTCCTGAGCGCCTCCAGAAGGGTCCTCGTCTGGGGTCGGGACTTCGGTTCTGCTCCTTGCTATCTCTTATACACTTCGCCCCTCACTTTCCTAAAAGCACCCAGGCTTCTCTCTTGGCAGCAACAGCGGTGATAGCAGCGGCGGCAAAAGTGGAGGCTGAGGCCGTGACACCTCGTGGGCTCGAGTCCATGCCCGGCTGGATGAACGGAAAGGCCGGGAGTGGGGAGTCAGGGGGTGCCTCAAGAGCTCAGAGGCGACCGACGGCGGCGGTTCCAGGTCAACTGGTGCTGGAAGCTTTGCTTTTTCTTAGTTGGCccagtttgggggtggggtgggaaaagGGGGGGCAGGCGTGCGGGTGGGCGATTCTTAGCTTTCTAAAAGCTGGGGACACCTTCGATTATCCGCGCTGCCCCGAAAAAGTCCTAGGCTCACAGTCTGAGAGAAGAGATAAAGCCCTTTCTTCTCCCGGGGAAGTGCAGCGGAGCGCGATGGGGACCCGCTCAGTGGACTCGGCAGAGGCGGGAGCTGTCCTTATCAATTCTAGCTCATTTCCCTCACCCCGGCCCTGCCCGCTTCCCCGCTTCGCAAACTGTTGGCTTTCCTCGCTGCCACCCCGATTTGCTAATTTTCCAGAGGCGCCTTTAAACCTGGCCAGAGACTCCTTCCACCCATACTACTCACCCCACCTCGGGCCCCCTTCTCCCTGCACCTTTGCTATATCAGAGCACGGAAGTTCAGTCACCTAGTTCCCCTTCCAGTGCGGGGCGGCCCCGAGGATGACTGGGGGCAAGTTGGGGTGCTAGGCTGGATTTAGAGCAGGAGACTAGAGGCCAGGAGGCACTGGTATGGATTGGTCTCCCTCGCTCTCAAGCACCAGGAGCAGTCGCTTTAACAAGAGGAACTATGAGAAGTTCAAGTTAGAAGGcaggtgttgggggaggggtggcggCCCGGgaatgaggtgggggtgggggcgcggTCCAGTGTGGAGGGGTCTCTGCTACGCACCCAGATGGATCTTGGGACAAGCATCCCTTCGATCCCCGGGGTTCAGCTTCCAGAGGTCCCCCACTcgggcaccccccccccaactcccccagCCCTGAAGTACTTCTGTAAAAAGTCTGAGCCTCCCGCTTCTAGGTGGTAGGAGGCCGGGGAGGGGGAGGCTAGGTGAAATCCACAAACCGAGTCCTTAATCTGTAATTGCACCTTTCAGGGCTGA is from Mus musculus strain C57BL/6J chromosome 18, GRCm38.p6 C57BL/6J and encodes:
- the Klhl14 gene encoding kelch-like protein 14; translated protein: MSRSGDRTSTFDPSHSDNLLHGLNLLWRKQLFCDVTLTAQGQQFHCHKAVLASCSQYFRSLFSSHPPLGGGVGGQDGLGAPKDQQQQQQPQQQPPQQQQPPPQEEPGTPSSSPDDKLLTSPRAINNLVLQGCSSIGLRLVLEYLYTANVTLSLDTVEEVLSVSKILHIPQVTKLCVQFLNDQISVQNYKQVCKIAALHGLEETKKLANKYLVEDVLLLNFEEMRALLDSLPPPVESELALFQMSVLWLEHDRETRMQYAPDLMKRLRFALIPAPELVERVQSVDFMRTDPVCQKLLLDAMNYHLMPFRQHCRQSLASRIRSNKKMLLLVGGLPPGPDRLPSNLVQYYDDEKKTWKILTIMPYNSAHHCVVEVENFLFVLGGEDQWNPNGKHSTNFVSRYDPRFNSWIQLPPMQERRASFYACRLDKHLYVIGGRNETGYLSSVECYNLDTNEWRYVSSLPQPLAAHAGAVHNGKIYISGGVHNGEYVPWLYCYDPVMDVWARKQDMNTKRAIHTLAVMNDRLYAIGGNHLKGFSHLDVMLVECYDPKGDQWNILQTPILEGRSGPGCAVLDDSIYLVGGYSWSMGAYKSSTICYCPEKGTWTELEGDVAEPLAGPACATVILPACVPYNK